Proteins from one Scleropages formosus chromosome 14, fSclFor1.1, whole genome shotgun sequence genomic window:
- the vimr2 gene encoding glial fibrillary acidic protein, giving the protein MAMLRVSSYRRLFEEAQWNRVQGRCGLQPRWSPRMVGAADCPWQEPDFEEARALNREGVSRFVRERTLIAELNDRLAFLVETARCLEEENKSLEAQVVELEESRSEQKTVLRSDRVPDLSLEAVMEQLRREKEEILCDVAELKQELQCLRRRHEEVVTHKSLVHQERELVAADVDAVTAECLALRDQVAVYEGRLAALQKAQETRVQSLVAPASPAAVSLVTPEFLSPDVTPVIQEIKEYYCELAESLQFESKAAVATAPEDPRKKEHGPAEVSTAKLMDVAKVTDPDELRKRIAELRRELAELEKCGGELEDQIESRRAAHLEEIAELECCVAELEDAQANLEANMKEHCGDYDELLSEKMALDIEIAAYRGFVEEEEERLCSL; this is encoded by the exons ATGGCCATGCTGCGAGTGTCGTCGTACCGCCGCTTGTTCGAGGAGGCGCAGTGGAACAGAG TGCAGGGTCGTTGTGGTTTGCAGCCCCGCTGGAGCCCTAGGAT GGTCGGGGCTGCCGACTGCCCGTGGCAAGAGCCGGACTTCGAAGAGGCTAGGGCCCTCAACCGGGAGGGCGTGTCTCGGTTCGTGCGTGAGCGAACCCTGATCGCAGAGCTCAATGACCGGCTCGCCTTCCTCGTGGAAACG GCGAGGTgcctggaggaggagaacaagtCCCTGGAGGCTCAAGtagtggagctggaggagagcaggagcgAGCAGAAGACCGTGCTCCGTTCGGACCGGGTCCCTGACCTCAGCCTGGAGGCTGTGATGGAGCAGCTGCGCAGAGAAAAG GAGGAGATTCTCTGTGATGTCGCTGAACTGAAGCAAGAGCTGCAATGTCTGCGCAGGCGGCATGAGGAAGTGGTCACCCACAAGTCCCTCGTCCATCAGGAGAGAGAGCTTGTTGCAGCG GACGTGGATGCGGTGACTGCCGAATGCCTCGCGCTTAGGGACCAGGTGGCTGTCTACGAGGGGCGGCTCGCCGCCCTGCAGAAAGCGCAAGAAACG AGGGTTCAGAGCCTGGTGGCTCCAGCGTCTCCAGCTGCCGTATCCCTGGTGACCCCGGAGTTTCTCAGCCCCGATGTCACCCCTGTCATCCAGGAGATCAAGGAGTACTACTGTGAGCTGGCGGAGAGCCTTCAG TTTGAATCAAAGGCAGCGGTTGCAACTGCACCGGAGGACCCCAGGAAGAAGGAGCACGGTCCGGCCGAGGTCTCCACAGCTAAGTTGATGGATGTTGCTAAGGTGACAGACCCCGATGAACTGAGGAAACGG ATTGCAGAGCTGCGCAGGGAGCTGGCCGAGCTGGAGAAGTGCGGTGGGGAACTGGAGGACCAGATCGAGTCAAGGAGAGCGGCGCACCTTGAGGAGATAGCCGAGCTGGAG TGCTGTGTTGCGGAATTGGAGGATGCTCAGGCAAACCTGGAAGCCAACATGAAGGAGCACTGCGGCGACTATGATGAACTGCTTAGTGAGAAAATGGCTTTGGATATTGAGATCGCAGCTTACAG GGGCTTTGtcgaagaggaagaggagagactGTGCTCTCTGTGA